The proteins below are encoded in one region of Candidatus Saccharimonadales bacterium:
- a CDS encoding UvrD-helicase domain-containing protein, which translates to MNLIDDLNPNQRAAVEHIDGPLLILAGAGSGKTKTLTHRIAHMIETKAATQWEILAVTFTNKAAGEMRARVAGLCSENPNNRSFMPFLGTFHSICVRILREEAENIGLARQFVIFDAGDSLQAVKQAMRQRQVDEKRYNPRAIRGLISSAKNELVDSEQYKALTSGDLQSVAAEVYPIYQRLLNEAEALDFDDLLARTVRMFESKPEILKRWQQKFRYIMIDEYQDTNHAQYRFAKLLADKHHNLCVVGDDWQSIYSWRGANFRNILDFERDYPQAKVVKLEQNYRSTQAILTAAQAVIAKNQTRSKKELWTEGNSGIPVQVEQAPNELAEAEIVMRYAKSTTRPLSDIAVLYRTNAQSRALEEVCIRYGVPYQIVGGVRFYERREIKDILAYLRLIYQPNDRVSFERVINLPPRGIGARSLEQFFAWQSEQGFPLQVALSRIDECEVLTARAANAFAKFRDLLEVVRATELVPAELIELVLNKSGYIDYINDDTIQAAERIENVQELVSVAREFPDLDHFLEEVALIADIDGLDDERSGITLMTLHAAKGLEFPVVFIVGLEEGVFPHSRSIFDAEQMEEERRLMYVGMTRAMEELHLLHSRTRMLFGQTSSNPPARFLAEIDAENVVHDAAPKMSSADIDVDVGVRHPVFGEGLVVAIEGDEVIVAFARIGNKKLSLTYAPLEKLE; encoded by the coding sequence GTGAATTTAATTGACGATTTAAACCCAAACCAGCGTGCTGCGGTGGAGCACATTGACGGTCCGTTGCTAATTCTAGCCGGGGCGGGTAGTGGCAAGACTAAGACCCTGACGCACCGTATCGCTCATATGATCGAGACCAAGGCGGCTACTCAGTGGGAGATTCTAGCCGTGACCTTTACTAATAAGGCAGCGGGCGAGATGCGCGCTCGGGTAGCTGGACTCTGCAGTGAAAATCCTAACAACCGTTCATTCATGCCTTTTTTGGGTACCTTCCACAGTATCTGCGTCCGTATCCTGCGCGAAGAGGCCGAGAACATCGGTTTGGCGCGCCAGTTCGTCATCTTCGACGCCGGAGATAGTCTGCAAGCGGTGAAGCAGGCGATGCGTCAACGGCAGGTTGATGAAAAGCGGTACAACCCTCGGGCTATTCGCGGACTAATATCTTCGGCCAAGAATGAGCTAGTAGATAGCGAACAGTACAAGGCGCTTACCTCAGGCGATCTCCAGAGCGTGGCGGCTGAGGTCTATCCTATTTATCAGCGTCTGCTCAACGAGGCTGAGGCGCTCGACTTCGATGACCTGCTAGCTCGGACGGTACGGATGTTTGAGTCTAAGCCAGAGATATTAAAACGGTGGCAGCAGAAGTTTCGCTACATTATGATCGATGAGTACCAGGACACTAATCATGCCCAGTATCGTTTCGCTAAACTTTTAGCGGACAAGCACCATAACTTATGTGTAGTGGGGGATGATTGGCAATCGATTTACTCTTGGCGCGGCGCCAATTTTCGCAACATACTTGATTTCGAGCGGGACTATCCACAGGCCAAAGTAGTTAAACTGGAGCAGAACTACCGTTCAACTCAGGCGATTCTAACCGCCGCTCAAGCTGTCATCGCTAAGAACCAGACCCGCTCGAAGAAAGAGCTTTGGACCGAAGGTAATAGTGGGATCCCAGTCCAGGTGGAGCAGGCACCTAACGAACTGGCTGAGGCTGAAATCGTGATGCGCTATGCTAAATCGACCACCCGTCCTTTATCCGATATCGCCGTTTTGTATCGCACTAATGCTCAGTCGCGTGCGTTAGAGGAGGTCTGTATTCGCTACGGTGTACCATACCAGATCGTCGGTGGCGTCCGCTTCTATGAACGGAGAGAGATTAAGGACATCTTGGCTTATTTGCGACTGATTTATCAGCCGAACGATCGGGTCAGTTTCGAACGTGTGATTAATCTGCCGCCTCGCGGTATCGGTGCTCGCAGTCTGGAGCAGTTCTTTGCCTGGCAGAGTGAGCAGGGCTTCCCACTTCAGGTGGCTCTCAGCCGGATCGATGAGTGTGAGGTCCTGACCGCGCGTGCCGCTAACGCTTTCGCTAAATTCCGCGATTTATTGGAGGTGGTACGGGCGACTGAGCTAGTTCCGGCCGAGCTAATCGAGCTGGTATTAAATAAGAGTGGTTACATCGACTATATAAATGACGATACTATTCAAGCCGCTGAACGAATCGAAAACGTGCAAGAGCTAGTCAGTGTGGCCCGTGAATTTCCCGATCTCGATCATTTCCTAGAGGAGGTGGCCTTAATCGCCGACATCGATGGCCTTGATGATGAGCGGAGCGGTATTACCCTGATGACTCTGCACGCTGCTAAGGGCCTAGAATTCCCTGTCGTCTTCATCGTCGGTCTAGAGGAGGGTGTTTTTCCGCATTCTCGTAGCATCTTCGATGCCGAGCAGATGGAGGAGGAGCGTCGTCTGATGTATGTCGGTATGACCAGGGCGATGGAGGAACTACATTTGCTGCATTCACGTACGCGGATGCTGTTCGGTCAGACCAGTAGCAACCCCCCAGCTCGTTTCTTAGCTGAGATCGATGCAGAAAACGTAGTTCATGATGCAGCTCCTAAGATGAGTAGTGCCGATATCGATGTCGATGTCGGCGTTCGTCATCCGGTATTCGGCGAGGGCCTAGTGGTGGCAATCGAGGGCGACGAAGTTATAGTGGCTTTCGCGCGCATTGGGAATAAGAAGTTATCACTGACTTACGCTCCACTCGAAAAGTTAGAGTAG
- a CDS encoding NUDIX domain-containing protein, with protein sequence MGVYHRLVRIGFLLHNFLRRPQLYRVRCAIFYQGEILLVRHVGGANEWSLPGGGIHRNETPIIAAEREVWEELKLTVSNLRELEHMRVTHKYVTTDNVLVRGEATMRKLRRRKWELQAAEWFTLDDLPTPLSPTAKRVIDITKS encoded by the coding sequence ATGGGGGTCTATCATCGGCTAGTACGGATCGGTTTTTTGCTACATAATTTTTTGCGGCGACCTCAGTTGTATCGAGTCCGATGCGCTATTTTCTACCAAGGCGAGATATTGCTAGTACGCCATGTGGGTGGGGCTAACGAATGGTCTCTACCTGGTGGTGGTATCCACCGGAATGAAACTCCAATCATCGCGGCCGAACGGGAAGTATGGGAGGAACTAAAGCTGACGGTGTCTAATTTGCGTGAACTAGAGCACATGCGCGTTACCCACAAGTATGTTACGACCGATAACGTCCTAGTTCGTGGCGAGGCTACTATGCGGAAGCTGAGGCGGCGTAAGTGGGAGCTGCAAGCGGCGGAATGGTTTACCTTGGACGATCTGCCAACGCCACTTTCTCCCACTGCTAAGCGCGTGATCGACATCACAAAAAGTTAA
- a CDS encoding ubiquitin-like domain-containing protein — MIDKYHISKFELKLAVSTVGVLLLIVAGLMPGQINAGTNSVVSIYVDNEKQVVRTDAETVGEALERAEIKVDEHDLVEPSPTAEITNQVFNINVYRAVPVLLVDGENQHRIESAYGSPRLMAENSGVVDLYEEDRVEAELIQDFLSEGHVGYKVTIDRAVPFSLQIGDKTTTMRTHGATVGEMFAEAGIEISEHDIVQPKLETAITAGMEVALTQVGFETVTEEIEVAPETKTVRDNNRPLGYEKIEEEGRLGVALATYRIELRNGKEVGREEIRRVVERDAEPRVVVVGNKLNYSASENREIGRLMAAERGWTGSQWTCLDTLWGGESEWRHTVSNYQGSGAYGIAQALPGSKMASHGSDWATNPRTQIAWGLDYITNRYTNPCGAYNFWLSKSPHWY, encoded by the coding sequence GTGATTGATAAGTATCACATTAGTAAATTTGAGCTTAAGCTAGCTGTAAGTACAGTCGGCGTTCTGCTACTAATTGTTGCAGGATTAATGCCAGGTCAGATCAATGCCGGCACTAACTCAGTAGTAAGTATTTATGTAGATAATGAGAAACAAGTGGTCCGTACCGATGCTGAGACTGTTGGCGAGGCACTAGAACGGGCCGAGATTAAAGTTGATGAGCACGACTTGGTAGAGCCGAGCCCGACGGCTGAGATTACCAACCAGGTCTTTAATATCAACGTCTACCGGGCTGTACCAGTCCTGCTGGTAGATGGGGAGAACCAACACCGTATCGAGAGTGCCTATGGTAGTCCCCGTTTGATGGCAGAGAATTCCGGAGTAGTAGATTTATATGAAGAAGACCGGGTGGAAGCGGAGTTGATTCAGGATTTTCTCAGTGAAGGTCATGTCGGGTATAAGGTTACGATTGATCGGGCCGTGCCATTCAGTCTGCAAATTGGGGATAAGACTACTACTATGCGTACCCACGGGGCAACCGTCGGAGAGATGTTCGCGGAGGCAGGAATTGAGATTAGCGAACATGACATAGTGCAACCAAAGCTAGAGACTGCGATTACCGCCGGTATGGAGGTTGCTCTAACTCAGGTGGGGTTTGAGACTGTCACAGAGGAAATCGAAGTCGCCCCGGAGACTAAGACCGTAAGAGATAACAACCGACCGTTGGGCTATGAAAAAATCGAAGAAGAAGGTAGGTTAGGCGTGGCACTCGCCACCTACCGGATAGAACTGCGTAATGGCAAAGAGGTAGGTCGTGAGGAGATCCGTCGAGTTGTCGAGCGTGATGCTGAACCGCGAGTTGTGGTTGTGGGTAATAAGCTTAACTATAGTGCGAGCGAGAACCGTGAGATAGGTAGACTGATGGCGGCTGAGCGGGGGTGGACCGGTTCGCAGTGGACTTGCTTAGACACGTTATGGGGAGGTGAATCTGAGTGGAGACATACGGTTTCTAACTATCAAGGTTCGGGCGCCTATGGTATCGCCCAAGCTCTACCGGGTAGTAAGATGGCATCCCATGGTAGCGACTGGGCCACTAACCCTAGAACTCAAATTGCGTGGGGTCTCGATTATATTACTAATCGGTATACCAATCCGTGTGGCGCTTACAACTTTTGGCTAAGCAAAAGCCCGCACTGGTACTAG
- a CDS encoding PPC domain-containing DNA-binding protein: MKHYKSGDSWTLIFNKGEPFIATMTEFCHKQRIKAGFFHGLGGVLSAEIGYYHLDRKEYEFRKLDEVLEIASLHGSVALKDDELFIHAHGVFSDTDLCTYGGHIREMVVGGTLELQLQSLEGSWARQLDEDTGLSLINFDESA, translated from the coding sequence ATGAAACACTATAAATCTGGTGACAGTTGGACTCTAATCTTTAATAAGGGCGAGCCATTCATCGCCACTATGACTGAATTTTGTCATAAGCAGCGAATTAAGGCGGGCTTCTTCCACGGCCTAGGTGGTGTCTTAAGTGCAGAAATCGGCTACTACCATCTCGATCGTAAGGAGTACGAATTTCGTAAACTGGATGAGGTGCTAGAAATAGCTAGTCTGCACGGCAGTGTAGCGCTAAAAGATGATGAACTGTTCATCCATGCTCACGGGGTGTTTAGTGACACTGATTTATGCACTTATGGGGGACACATCAGAGAGATGGTTGTAGGTGGCACCCTCGAGCTACAACTGCAGTCCTTGGAAGGAAGTTGGGCCAGACAGCTAGATGAAGATACGGGACTGAGCCTAATTAATTTCGATGAATCCGCCTAA
- the rsmA gene encoding 16S rRNA (adenine(1518)-N(6)/adenine(1519)-N(6))-dimethyltransferase RsmA — MNPPKKSLGQHWLFDDAALDAVVAAGEVTAQDTVLEIGPGLGTLTAKLVSQAAGVVAVETDRELAAGLAARVPATNLEVVRADILQFDLTQLPTGYKAVANIPYYLTSKILQYLIEADNSPTLLALLMQKEVAERVTASPGAMSVLAFSVQYYGVATIMGEIPKELFEPVPKVDSAILQVKPYPEPYFPAERKILFRLVKAGFGERRKKLINSLAGGLQISKAASLELVESAGLPVTVRAQELSLGDWGRLYHSYITYLR, encoded by the coding sequence ATGAATCCGCCTAAGAAATCTCTCGGACAGCACTGGTTGTTTGATGATGCAGCGCTAGACGCAGTGGTAGCAGCAGGGGAGGTTACGGCTCAAGATACGGTGCTAGAGATTGGCCCTGGGCTCGGCACTTTAACGGCTAAATTGGTGAGTCAGGCCGCTGGAGTAGTAGCGGTCGAGACGGATCGAGAGTTAGCGGCTGGACTGGCTGCGCGGGTCCCGGCTACCAACCTAGAGGTCGTTAGAGCAGATATTCTGCAGTTTGATTTGACCCAGCTACCAACTGGTTATAAAGCAGTGGCTAACATCCCGTATTATCTAACCTCTAAAATATTGCAGTACCTAATTGAGGCCGATAACTCCCCTACGCTACTAGCTTTACTGATGCAGAAAGAGGTGGCCGAGCGTGTAACCGCTAGCCCGGGGGCGATGTCGGTTTTAGCCTTTAGTGTGCAGTACTACGGTGTCGCAACTATCATGGGGGAGATACCGAAAGAGCTATTCGAGCCAGTGCCAAAAGTCGACTCGGCCATCCTTCAGGTGAAGCCTTATCCTGAACCATACTTTCCGGCCGAACGGAAAATACTTTTTCGTCTGGTCAAAGCTGGCTTCGGGGAACGGCGGAAAAAACTCATTAACTCTCTGGCCGGTGGACTACAGATTAGTAAAGCGGCTAGTCTAGAACTGGTAGAATCGGCCGGCTTACCAGTGACCGTTCGTGCTCAGGAGCTCTCATTGGGCGATTGGGGACGGTTGTATCACTCCTACATCACTTACCTGCGCTAA
- a CDS encoding transglutaminase-like domain-containing protein has protein sequence MKIKLTALIGALVFIVGLAAPVTVVAASEDFDFSINHQFEVSDSTVGVRHDIEVNNKSQTGLETVEFALPVGVASDITVRYGDGANIPFSSVLKSSSSGGVEFEHTSLVLDFPRTNDGLNKSWNFTVAYSTSEGRHINGESRVLLWPFLDGRLQAEWSATVDVPQEWPLLNYQPELDITTVGSDTQFRFNGSDYPGDVLGLSFGADMLHTLSYSQRLSNRSLLPRVMSVILPLDLHSQSVQLEDLSPRPNRMRVDGDGNVIAYYRLWPFQSKTVSYSAQVSSRQLRYDTTKAGDITTTPDDLRDYTLGGKYWSTQGTAGEQATQLIDTETNAWNNILRIVTYVQDEVRYNPELTARLSADKVLEAGEGNAENLADTLLTMLRSQGIAARLIYGPVLPSTGLSDEAKFHTWVEAYVPEAGWVHLDPIWARLFGSSGSISSDRIGFLSVSHDDQSGLYHSLADTIRIAPAETALEETAPADLLDLSAERYVVLPGLMFDTQRVENRSGRIVDDVTLEDTALGSLAPLQSLSVRSWQLGGWSPQTITATVGELEFSSQAGVNWWPFGVLCLTAILAAAVWYHLLRRKQYLHRRLGHHSF, from the coding sequence ATGAAAATAAAACTTACAGCCCTAATCGGTGCACTCGTGTTTATTGTCGGGCTAGCCGCGCCAGTTACAGTCGTGGCGGCTAGTGAGGATTTCGATTTTAGTATAAATCATCAGTTTGAGGTGAGTGATAGTACTGTCGGCGTGCGCCATGATATCGAGGTTAACAATAAGAGCCAGACTGGTCTAGAGACTGTTGAGTTCGCTCTACCGGTCGGGGTGGCTAGTGACATCACGGTACGCTATGGCGACGGAGCTAATATACCGTTCAGTTCGGTACTAAAGAGCTCCAGCTCCGGCGGTGTCGAGTTTGAACACACCAGCCTAGTGTTAGATTTCCCTCGGACTAATGATGGTCTGAATAAAAGTTGGAATTTCACGGTGGCCTATAGCACCAGCGAAGGCCGGCACATCAACGGCGAGAGCCGCGTCCTACTTTGGCCGTTTCTCGATGGACGATTGCAGGCGGAATGGAGCGCTACCGTGGATGTGCCCCAGGAGTGGCCGTTACTCAACTACCAGCCGGAGCTGGATATAACTACGGTGGGCTCAGACACCCAGTTTCGCTTTAACGGTAGCGACTACCCCGGGGATGTACTAGGGCTGTCGTTCGGAGCGGATATGCTACATACGCTCAGCTACTCCCAGCGTCTAAGCAACCGCTCACTGCTACCGCGTGTAATGTCTGTGATATTGCCACTTGATCTGCATAGCCAGTCAGTGCAGCTGGAGGATCTGAGCCCGCGCCCGAACCGGATGCGGGTTGATGGGGACGGAAATGTTATCGCTTACTATCGGCTCTGGCCTTTTCAGTCAAAGACGGTCTCCTATAGCGCTCAAGTCAGCTCCCGTCAGCTTCGCTACGACACTACTAAGGCCGGTGACATCACGACTACTCCAGATGATCTTAGAGACTATACGCTAGGGGGTAAGTACTGGTCGACTCAGGGTACGGCCGGTGAGCAGGCGACTCAGCTTATCGATACTGAGACTAATGCCTGGAATAATATTCTGCGCATAGTGACTTACGTGCAGGATGAAGTGCGGTATAACCCGGAGTTAACAGCACGCTTATCGGCCGACAAGGTACTGGAGGCCGGTGAGGGTAATGCCGAGAATTTAGCGGATACGTTACTGACCATGCTACGGAGCCAAGGCATCGCCGCGCGCCTAATCTATGGCCCGGTCTTGCCTAGTACGGGCCTAAGTGATGAAGCTAAATTTCATACCTGGGTCGAGGCTTATGTGCCCGAAGCTGGTTGGGTGCACTTGGATCCGATCTGGGCGCGACTGTTTGGCAGCAGCGGCTCCATCAGCTCTGATCGGATCGGTTTTTTGAGTGTAAGCCATGACGATCAATCTGGGCTGTATCACTCACTGGCGGATACGATTCGGATAGCTCCGGCCGAAACGGCGCTGGAGGAAACAGCTCCGGCCGATTTACTCGACTTATCTGCGGAGCGCTATGTGGTCTTACCGGGATTAATGTTCGATACCCAAAGAGTCGAGAATAGGAGCGGTCGGATAGTCGACGACGTGACGCTAGAAGATACCGCACTTGGTTCCCTAGCTCCGCTTCAGAGCTTGAGTGTACGTAGCTGGCAGCTGGGCGGCTGGAGTCCGCAGACGATAACCGCTACGGTTGGAGAGCTGGAGTTTAGCTCGCAAGCAGGCGTCAACTGGTGGCCCTTTGGTGTCCTCTGCCTCACAGCCATACTAGCTGCTGCCGTTTGGTATCACTTATTACGGCGTAAGCAGTACTTGCATCGACGTCTGGGTCACCATAGTTTCTAG
- the metG gene encoding methionine--tRNA ligase, translating to MAKFYVSTPIYYINAPAHIGNAYTTVAADVLARYYRQQNDEVFFSVGTDENSQKTVKAAEQQGLPVGEYADALAAQWKLVWDRLNISYDRFVRTTEQDHQTAVYAMFERLQASGDIYKDTYRGLYCEGCEGFVRPGDLKNGLCPDHQVAPQEIEEENYFFKLSRYQQALLDHITANPEFIQPESRRNEVVAFITRGLDDFSISREGKEWGIPYPGDPAHKIYVWVEALMNYLTVTGYPAAGYESIWPADVHLVGKDIIKFHCVYWPALLMSAELPLPRTVMANGFLNIGGTKISKSLGNAIDPLQLVETYGVDALRYILLRSTPFGQDGDFTMERFEAVYNSDLANDLGNLVSRVAAMITKYQEGTIGPAADPAHDTSPYHSAIKNFRFDLALEQVANFTKDLNLYIEEEKPWQVAREDPEHLQEILAYLASNLVRVGQMLQPFMPETGEKIATMFGGTQLIPIEGTLFPKSESHPTDTE from the coding sequence ATGGCAAAGTTTTACGTTAGCACCCCAATTTATTACATCAACGCTCCGGCCCATATCGGGAACGCCTATACTACCGTAGCGGCCGATGTACTGGCTCGCTACTATCGGCAGCAGAATGACGAGGTGTTTTTCAGCGTCGGTACCGATGAGAATAGTCAGAAAACAGTAAAGGCAGCCGAGCAGCAGGGTCTACCGGTGGGCGAGTATGCGGATGCGCTAGCCGCTCAGTGGAAACTGGTCTGGGATCGGCTGAATATCAGCTACGATCGATTCGTCCGCACCACGGAGCAGGATCATCAAACGGCTGTTTATGCTATGTTCGAGCGCTTGCAAGCTAGTGGCGACATCTACAAAGATACTTATCGTGGCTTGTATTGTGAGGGTTGCGAGGGCTTCGTACGTCCCGGCGATTTAAAGAATGGACTTTGCCCGGACCATCAGGTCGCCCCGCAGGAGATCGAAGAAGAAAACTATTTCTTTAAACTCAGCCGTTACCAGCAAGCACTGCTTGATCACATCACTGCTAATCCGGAGTTCATCCAACCTGAGAGCCGGCGTAACGAAGTAGTCGCCTTTATCACGCGCGGGCTGGATGATTTTAGTATCAGTCGCGAGGGCAAGGAATGGGGTATCCCGTACCCCGGTGATCCAGCACATAAGATCTATGTCTGGGTCGAAGCCTTGATGAACTATCTGACTGTTACCGGTTATCCAGCGGCAGGTTATGAGTCCATCTGGCCGGCCGATGTGCACCTAGTCGGGAAGGATATCATTAAGTTTCACTGTGTTTACTGGCCGGCTTTACTAATGAGTGCTGAGCTGCCTCTGCCTCGAACTGTGATGGCTAATGGATTTCTCAACATAGGTGGGACGAAGATCTCTAAGTCGCTCGGGAATGCTATCGATCCGTTGCAGCTAGTAGAGACCTATGGGGTGGATGCACTGCGCTATATTTTGCTGCGTTCCACACCGTTCGGTCAAGATGGAGACTTCACTATGGAGCGTTTTGAGGCCGTTTATAACAGTGACCTAGCTAATGATCTCGGTAATCTAGTCAGTCGTGTGGCAGCTATGATTACTAAATATCAAGAGGGTACAATCGGTCCGGCGGCCGATCCAGCTCACGATACCAGCCCCTATCATAGCGCTATAAAAAACTTCCGTTTCGACCTGGCACTGGAGCAGGTAGCTAACTTCACTAAGGACCTCAACCTCTATATCGAAGAAGAAAAGCCGTGGCAGGTTGCCCGTGAGGACCCGGAGCATCTGCAAGAGATACTAGCCTACCTCGCTAGCAATCTAGTGCGTGTGGGGCAGATGTTGCAGCCATTCATGCCGGAAACCGGAGAGAAAATCGCTACTATGTTTGGCGGTACTCAGTTAATCCCGATCGAGGGGACTCTCTTTCCTAAGTCTGAATCACACCCTACCGATACTGAGTAG
- a CDS encoding TatD family hydrolase has translation MAVEQHTLIDTHTHPHMAGYKLPPSEFWQLTEAAGVEQVICVGTDAADSQRAIEFTRQYRSARASVGLHPHEASRWEEQRSPLAELAASPEVVAIGECGLDYYYAHSTVAEQQVALQGQLELAYKHDLPLIFHVRRSSDQAAASDAFTDLFELIDEYADRAGRIRGVVHSFTAEPATLKACVDRGLYIGLNGIMTFTRDAPQLAAAKAVPLANLVLETDAPFLTPDPYRGTVNHSGHVRTVAEFLSQLRGEPLVDVASATTKNAKELFRL, from the coding sequence ATGGCGGTTGAGCAGCATACCCTAATCGACACCCATACCCATCCGCACATGGCCGGCTATAAATTGCCGCCATCGGAGTTTTGGCAGTTAACTGAAGCGGCAGGAGTGGAGCAGGTCATCTGTGTTGGCACCGATGCGGCCGATTCTCAGCGGGCGATCGAGTTCACCCGGCAGTATAGGTCAGCCCGAGCTAGTGTCGGCCTGCATCCACATGAGGCTAGCAGGTGGGAAGAACAGCGCTCACCCCTAGCGGAGTTAGCTGCTAGCCCAGAGGTAGTGGCGATTGGGGAGTGTGGGCTGGACTACTACTATGCCCACTCGACGGTTGCTGAGCAGCAGGTGGCACTACAGGGACAGTTGGAGCTAGCCTATAAACACGATCTGCCCCTGATATTTCATGTACGCCGTAGTAGCGATCAGGCCGCCGCGTCAGATGCCTTCACCGATCTGTTTGAGCTAATCGACGAGTACGCCGATCGAGCAGGTCGTATCCGAGGTGTGGTGCACTCATTTACGGCCGAACCGGCCACGCTCAAGGCGTGCGTAGATCGTGGGCTGTATATCGGGCTTAACGGCATCATGACTTTTACTCGCGACGCGCCCCAATTAGCCGCCGCCAAGGCAGTACCACTGGCTAATTTAGTGTTGGAAACAGATGCTCCATTCTTGACTCCTGACCCCTATCGTGGTACGGTAAATCATTCTGGACACGTGAGGACAGTGGCCGAATTTTTAAGCCAACTACGTGGCGAGCCGCTAGTTGATGTAGCTAGCGCAACTACCAAGAATGCTAAGGAGCTTTTCAGATTATGA
- a CDS encoding cysteine desulfurase family protein: MIYLDHAAATPLDDRVRAAMQPFEQARFFNPSAIYTAARQVREEVDGFRRQIAGQLGAKPSEVIFTAGATESINLAVAGTTRAHPGSTVAVSAIEHKAVRVSGTGYAEKVIALPVRSDGRLQLEEIATGITDEVVLISVALVNGEVGVIQSLSKIAALLQDIRLERQQRGVSRPLFLHSDASQAPEYIDIQVQKLGVDLLTLNGGKIYGPKQSGILYVRHGIELAPLIYGGGQERGLRGGTESVAALAGFATALEIAQAGQRSEAQRQTALQRQLLQGLSTIADTEVNGSLKHRIPGNVNVSFRGVNGEMLVHHLDTHGILAATGAACNAGGTEPSATLMALGCDKDRLTGSLRFSLGRSTTTADINTLLTVLHELVPKLRQR; the protein is encoded by the coding sequence ATGATTTACCTCGATCATGCCGCCGCCACTCCACTGGACGACAGGGTACGAGCGGCCATGCAGCCTTTCGAGCAAGCTAGGTTCTTTAACCCGTCGGCTATTTATACGGCTGCCCGACAGGTGCGGGAAGAGGTCGACGGTTTCCGGCGCCAAATTGCCGGACAGTTAGGCGCTAAACCAAGTGAGGTTATCTTCACTGCTGGGGCAACAGAGAGTATTAACCTAGCGGTAGCCGGAACGACTCGCGCCCATCCAGGCTCTACGGTGGCGGTGAGCGCTATCGAGCATAAAGCGGTACGAGTGAGTGGGACCGGCTATGCAGAGAAAGTGATCGCACTGCCCGTACGAAGTGACGGCCGCTTGCAGTTGGAAGAGATAGCTACTGGTATCACAGATGAAGTAGTGCTAATTAGTGTAGCGCTAGTTAACGGCGAAGTCGGGGTCATCCAGTCGTTAAGCAAGATAGCGGCGCTCCTGCAGGATATTCGGCTCGAGCGACAGCAGCGAGGGGTATCTCGACCGTTATTTCTCCACAGCGATGCCTCTCAGGCACCAGAGTATATCGATATCCAGGTACAAAAACTTGGAGTGGATCTGCTGACACTCAACGGAGGAAAAATCTACGGACCTAAGCAGTCGGGGATTCTCTACGTGCGGCACGGTATTGAGCTAGCGCCGCTTATCTACGGCGGCGGCCAGGAACGAGGCTTAAGGGGTGGTACTGAGAGTGTAGCTGCGCTGGCTGGTTTTGCTACTGCTCTAGAGATTGCCCAGGCCGGGCAGCGCTCGGAAGCGCAGCGGCAGACGGCCCTACAGCGACAGTTATTGCAAGGACTCAGCACTATTGCAGATACCGAAGTCAATGGTAGCCTGAAGCATCGTATCCCGGGTAATGTAAATGTCAGCTTCCGCGGGGTTAATGGAGAGATGTTAGTGCACCATCTCGATACACACGGAATCCTGGCCGCGACGGGTGCTGCCTGTAATGCCGGTGGCACCGAACCCAGTGCTACGCTCATGGCTCTCGGTTGTGACAAGGATCGACTTACCGGCTCTTTACGGTTTAGCCTCGGCCGCAGCACAACTACGGCAGACATAAATACGCTACTGACCGTACTGCATGAGCTAGTGCCCAAACTTCGCCAGCGGTAG
- a CDS encoding YdcF family protein, whose amino-acid sequence MHWLLYVAGIFLCLLGLLIGVGVYISPKDDLRQSDLIVVVSGGDTKARTDEAIKLYHAGWAPRLLFSGAALDPSSRSNAAEMREIAIEAEVPPDAILVEEDSDNTRENAIMSSRLIAALEDEMVILVTSPYHQRRTFIEFRNQLGETVEIINHPAPDERWSRRFWWRTPYGWYLTTSELPKVLYALSQSR is encoded by the coding sequence ATGCATTGGCTTTTATACGTAGCAGGAATTTTCCTCTGTCTCTTAGGTTTACTTATCGGGGTCGGAGTCTACATCTCACCGAAAGACGATCTGCGTCAGAGCGACTTAATCGTGGTGGTCAGCGGTGGCGATACTAAGGCTCGGACCGACGAGGCGATTAAACTCTATCATGCCGGCTGGGCGCCGCGATTACTCTTTTCTGGAGCCGCTCTAGATCCGAGTAGCCGTTCGAATGCTGCCGAGATGCGGGAAATCGCGATTGAGGCCGAGGTGCCACCAGATGCGATCTTAGTAGAAGAAGATTCGGATAATACTCGCGAGAATGCCATTATGTCATCTCGGCTGATTGCAGCGTTGGAAGATGAAATGGTGATACTGGTAACCTCTCCGTATCACCAGCGCCGGACTTTTATCGAATTTCGGAACCAGCTAGGGGAGACAGTAGAGATTATCAATCATCCGGCACCGGATGAGCGTTGGAGTCGTCGTTTCTGGTGGCGCACTCCTTATGGCTGGTATCTCACTACTAGTGAGCTACCAAAAGTGCTCTACGCCCTCTCCCAAAGTCGCTGA